The Methanolinea sp. genome segment TTCAGGTTCTGAGCGCCGGCGGCCAAAAAGCGCGGATCTCCACCGCCTGTCTCCTCCCACTCCCATATCTATATAGGATTCCAGCGCCCACCCTCTTACCGATGAATATAAAGGTCCTCGAACTGACGAAGGACAAGGCGAGGCTCATCATCCAGGGAGAGGGTCACACGTTCATGAACGTCCTCACGGAGGAGATACTTGCCGACCCCGACGTCGATGTCGCCAAGTACCTCATCAAATTCCAGTTCTCTGACCCCGAGCTCCTCGTCACGACGAACGGGAAGAAGGACCCCCTCCAGGCGATCGCGGACGCGTGCAGGCGCATCTCGAGGACGTGCGACGAACTGCTCGAGAGCGTGAACTCGTCCGCAAGGCCGGGCACCGGCCGCTAAAATTTCCTTCTCCCCGCGGTTTTTCCCTGTTATCGAAGAGAAAAGGAGATATCCTGTACCGGCGGCGCCTGGCCTTCTCCCCTCAGGGTGGGAGCCTCTCGGTGAAGACTATCGAGCCCGAGATCCTCGTGATTCTGACCTTCACTTTCTGGCCCGGTTTCCCGCCCGGGATGTAGATGATGTACTTGCCCATCCTCACGATGCCGTCACCCCTCTTGCTCGTGGACTGAACCTCGAGGTCGAGCGTCGCCCCCTCGGAGATCTCGCTCGCGACCGGCTCGGTCCTCGCCTTCCTCTTGCGGACGGGCCTGTGTCCCCCGCACGCGTCGCACCGGAGGATGAGGACGCGGTCGTCCTTCACGAGGCGCGTGTCGGGCTTCCCGCACTCCGAGCAGATGACGTAGTCCTCCGTGTAGGACCGAACAAGCGAGTTGATGAGGGACGGCTCGAACTTCCCGTTGAATATCGCCCGCGAGCCGTCGATCTTCCCCGCGGTCCCGAGTTCGCCGAGGAGGAACTTCATGAGGTGGTCCTTGTCGCGCCGGAGGATGTCCGCGATCTCGGCGAAATTCTCGAGCACCGTCGTCTTGCCCTCGATGTAGGCGCGTGCCTCGGGGACCGAGAACCGTTCGGTCGACTCGGCCGGCTCGGTGACGTGGGTGTAGGCCTTCTTGAGGAGGGTCTCGTAAGATTCAACCATCGTTCTCCTGTATGTCCGCGGGAGTAAAAAACGCCTCCGTCCCGGAATGCCCGCTGCCTTTTTGAGCGTGCAGCATGAAAGAATACCCGCATGCTATCTGCCCGGGACCTCGAGGTGATCAGGAACGCGCTCGGCCGGGAGCCGACAGACGTGGAACTCGCCTGCTTTGAGAACCTCTGGAGCGAGCACTGCAGCTACCGGTCCACCCGCGCCCTCCTCGCGACGCTCCCCACGACGGGTCCCGGCGTCCTCCTCGGCCCGGGCGACGACGCGGCAATCGTCCTCTTCAACGAGAGGACCGCTCTCGCGGTCGGGATGGAGAGCCACAACCACCCTAGCTACGTCGATCCCTACAACGGCGCGGCGACGGGCGTCGGGGGCATCGTCCGGGACGTCCTCTCGATGGGTGCCCGGCCGATCGCCCTCATGGACCCCCTCTACT includes the following:
- a CDS encoding translation initiation factor IF-2 subunit beta, translated to MVESYETLLKKAYTHVTEPAESTERFSVPEARAYIEGKTTVLENFAEIADILRRDKDHLMKFLLGELGTAGKIDGSRAIFNGKFEPSLINSLVRSYTEDYVICSECGKPDTRLVKDDRVLILRCDACGGHRPVRKRKARTEPVASEISEGATLDLEVQSTSKRGDGIVRMGKYIIYIPGGKPGQKVKVRITRISGSIVFTERLPP
- a CDS encoding DNA-directed RNA polymerase subunit L, giving the protein MNIKVLELTKDKARLIIQGEGHTFMNVLTEEILADPDVDVAKYLIKFQFSDPELLVTTNGKKDPLQAIADACRRISRTCDELLESVNSSARPGTGR